Sequence from the Priestia megaterium genome:
TAGCTCCGACTAAACAAAAAATTCGATTTGCCGTAGATGTCAAATCGAGGATTGTAGAAAACATTAAACATACGAATAAAGCAGTGGTAAATATTCTTGCTAATGAATCATGCTACTCAATCAGCGGAATAGCTGAGGTATTGCAAGAAAAGTTAGAAGGAGTAGCTTTAAAGCTGACGCTAATTGAACTAGATATTAATGAAGTAAGAGATGTTATGTTCTATGGCTCTAAGATTTCAGTAAACCCTTCATATGAAAAGACCTATGATCCAGTAGCAGCCGCTAAACTCGATAAGCAAGTAATTGAAGCGATAAAAAAAGCTTAGCAGCAGCCTGCCGCTAAGCGACTTTCTTATTCATTTTTTTGAAGATGATTATTAGATTGTTTTTCCTGCTCATTCTTTAAATTTTGCTCTTGTTTATTATTTAATTTTTGATTGTTTGTATCTGTTGAACTAGGATTTCGGCGGATTTCTTCTGCAAATTCAGGCATTACTCGGTTCACAATGGCTGCTAATTCATCTAAAAATCCTGTAACCGGCCGACCTTTGCGAATTTCATTTCCAATTTGTTTTAGCCGAGCGACCGTATCAGGATCTGCAATAACAACAGAATTAGCGCCGTACGGATCAGCTTTCAGACCTTCGGCAACTGTATATTTGATTGAACTTACTTCTGAACGATCAATATCTTTGCCGACGTCAATGCCTACGATGGCATACTTACCGAGCACAATGGCAGTAGCATCGTTTACATTCGGAACGCTTGAAGCCAGTTCAACTAAATGCGCTGATATTTCATTAGCAGTACGCTTGTGAGAGCGTTCAGGAGATGAATTTTTGACCTGTACAATTCGATCTGTTTTTTGCCCTTCTTCAACGTCTGCTTGGTTATTGTTACAGCCGGTTAGTGTAATAAAACATAAGCTAATGGATAGAAAAAATTTGTTCATGTGGGAGACTCCTCCTTATGAATGACTCATTTTTTGTAGTAATTTGTATTTAGTTTCTAATAGTTCTTCTATCTTTATACACGTGTTCATATATTTAAAGAAAATGGTCCGTCCATTTAAGGTCACTTCACACATGTGCGTTACATAGTATATAAATGGATGGGTGCCTTGTTTCACTCCTTACAGGAAAAACAATCGGAGTAGGAGGCTGAATTATTGGGAAAAATTTATGTATTAGATACGAATGTTTTATTACAAGATCCGCATTCAATTTTTTCATTTGATGATAACGAAGTAGTGATTCCGGCTGTTGTGCTAGAAGAAGTTGATTCGAAAAAAAGAAATATGGATGAAGTCGGACGAAATGCAAGGCAGGTATCCAAACTCATTGATAACTTGAGACAGCATGGAAAGTTATATGAGAAAATCCCTTTAGAAAATGGGGGCCATTTGCGAATTGAACTCAATCATCGCTCTTTTCAACAGCTTCAAGAAATCTTTGTGGAAAAAACAAATGATAATCGAATTTTAGCTGTTGCTAAAAATCTATCCCTTGAAGAGGAAACAAAAGAAGATGGACGTGAAGTGATACTAGTGAGTAAAGATGTGTTGGTACGTGTGAAGGCTGACGCAATCGGTTTAAGAGCAGAAGATTTTTTAAGTGATCGAGTAGTGGAATTCAATAGTATTTATACAGGCTTTTCAGAAGTCTATATTGCAAAAGAACTACTGAGTCAATTTTACGAAAAAGGGGAGCTGCTAGCGTCTCAAATTGCGAACCACTCCTTTTTTGCAAATCAATTCTTAGTGATGAAAGATGCATTTGGGGGATCCGGATCGGCCATCGGCATTGTCGATCAAACAACAACGAAAGTAAAAAAGCTTTTATTTGAATATGATCATATCTGGGGAATCAAACCTCGAAATGTTCAGCAAATTATGGCTTTAGAACTTCTTCTTAGAGACGACGTTCAACTGGTCACGTTAATTGGAAAGGCAGGTACGGGTAAAACGCTGCTTGCTTTAGCTTCAGGACTTATGCAGACGGAAGATTTAGGGTGTTTTAAAAAGCTACTTGTAGCTCGTCCAATTGTTCCTTTAGGGAAAGATATTGGATTCTTGCCGGGAGAAAAGCAGGAGAAGCTTCGTCCATGGATGCAACCAATTTATGATAACCTAGAGTACTTATTCAACACTAAAAAACCTGGAGAACTGGATGCGATTCTAGCGGGGCTCAGTTCAATAGAAGTGGAAGCCTTGACGTATATAAGAGGCCGAAGCATTCCGGAGCAGTTCATTATTATTGATGAAGCGCAAAATTTAACGAAGCATGAAATTAAAACAATTTTAACAAGGGTAGGGGAAAAGAGTAAAATTGTGCTTATGGGAGATCCAGCTCAAATTGATCATCCTTATTTAGATGAGTATAACAACGGATTAACGTACGTAGTTGAAAAGTTTAAAGAACAAAAAGTATCGGGCCACGTTCGGTTAATCAAAGGAGAGCGCTCCGGGCTAGCACAATTAGCAGCTGATATTCTTTAAAAAAAGCGGGGTTCCTTTTGGAACCCCGCTTTTTTATTATGTAACGATGATTTCTTCCACATATTTAATAGGGTTATTTCGGTTAGATCCGTCAGGTAAATAGACATAGATAGGTCCATCTTCTCTAAGAGGCTTTCCATCTTGGCTGAAACCAAAGATTAGTTTTTGCGCTTCTTCTAATGAAAAAGAAATCAGCGCATCTTTTGTTTTAAATGAAACGTTGGTAGCTTCTTCAGTAGGAGAAGCGTTTGCTAGAAAAGGTGCAAATAAAATGCCAAATGTTCCATTTACTAGCTCTTGTTTTTTGAATTTCTTTTCGGTTTTTAACGTAGGAGGAAAGACGGCTCCTTCTTGAATTTCACGGTCCCAATGCTTCGAAACAGCCTTTGTGTACGCTTCTGTCTCGTCTTTTTGCTCCGGTGGATGTTCAAAGAAAACGTCCATATCGGACTTGCGGTCATCGAAAATCCACACGCTTGGATCGAGTGTCAGCGTATATTTTACTTTTCCTTTTAACATAATAATTGAATTCATCATAAATGCCCCCTTGCTAAAAGTATAAGCGCTTTCTACTTATTTGTCACTTTGATGAAAAAATTTAGTTGAGAGTGATTCTCGTATGATATAATATAAAAGTCAACGAAAGTGCGAAATTTCCTACATCTATGGTAATGGTTTTGAGAAAGTAACAGTATAAAAAAGACGGCCAGCCTCACGGACATGTTTATCCTTGCTTTTTTGGAGCATAGCCTTTAAAATTGAGAGATAGATTAGGTAATCGCTCGCGAACGGAGGGATTGAGTTTGACGCCTGAGACAATGATAGATCATCGTGAAAAAGCGTATGCGTTGTTAAAAGCTGATGCAGATAAGATTTTGCAATTAATTCAAGTTCAAATGGATAACTTAACAATGCCACAATGTCCTCTTTATGAAGAGGTTTTAGATACACAAATGTTTGGTTTATCAAGAGAAATTGATTTTGCAGTTCGTCTTGGTTTAATTGATGAACGTGTTGGAAAAACATTGCTAGACCGCCTCGAGCGTGAACTTTCTGCACTGCATGAAGCGTTTACAAAAAAATAAAAATCACGCGATCGAAACTCAAACTATATACAAACGTAGTTTGAGTTTTTTATTACAGGTGGTTGAAATTTCCTAATTTACTCAAATTTGTACATAAAAGATGAAACGAAACAGAAACACGTCATTTTTAAAGGAAGAGGGTTATGGTAAAAAAAATATTTAGGCATTTTGACTATTCAATTGTAATTCCAGTGCTGCTTCTTTGTGCGGTTGGACTAGTTATGGTTTACAGTTCAAGTATGATTGTAAGTATTACAAGATATCATACGTCAAGTGATTTCTTTTACAACAGACAAAAAATGTGGCTTGCTTTTACGCTTGTATTGTTCATTTTAACAATGCTAACACCTTACAAGCTGTATCCTAAAATACTGCCTTATGCGATTCTGGGCATTTTTGTACTGCTTTTGCTTGTGTTTGTAATGGGGCATACGAGTAACAATGCGCAAAGTTGGCTGCAGCTTGGCGGGGCAAACATGCAGCCGGCTGAGTATGCCAAGCTTGTTGTCATTTTATACTTATCGTATGTTTTGTCTAAAAGGCAAGAGTATATTGACAACATCAAAAAAGCTTTTTTTGGACCTATGGGTCTTGTATTTCTAATATTAGGTTTTGTAGCTATTCAGCCTGACCTTGGAACGGGATCAATTATTTTTGCTATTGCCGTTACCATTATGCTGTGTTCGGGAATCTCTAAAAAAACCCTTTTCCGCATGCTAGCACTAGGTATCATTTTGCTTACAGTAATTATTACGATTGGTTTTTTTACAGGTCAGTTTACTGCCAATCGAATTGGCCGTTTTACCGGTGCATCAGATCCGTTTGCCAATGCTCAAGGAACCGGTTATCAGCTGGTTAATTCATATTTAGCAATAGGTACAGGAGGCTTAAAAGGCCTTGGCTTAGGAGAAAGTGTACAAAAGTATGGTTATCTTCCGGAGCCCCATACCGATTTCATTATGGCTATTATTGCAGAAGAATTAGGGTTCTTTGGAGTTATGCTCGTGCTGGGCCTTTTAGGCTTCTTAATTTTCAGGATTTTAATGCTGGCTAAAAAATCTCAGGATCCGTTTGCTAGCATGATTTGTATTGGAGTAGCCAGTATGATAGGTATTCAAACAGGCATTAACCTTGGAGGGCTTACGGGACTCATTCCGATTACCGGCGTCACGCTTCCGTTTATCAGTTACGGAGGGTCTTCGCTGCTAACGCTGATGGTATCTATGGGAATTATTGTAAATATCTCATTTTTCGTAAATTATCAAAATAAAAAACAGAAAAATACGGAAAATATTGTGCTACATCCGAACAATACATCAACAATAAGCGATTGATTTTCGTGAAAAAATTGTGTAAAAAAAGCAAAAATTTATTGGAATTTTATCATTTTCCATTGATTTTTGCTTTTCTTTTATCCAATTTTGCTATATATTGAAGTTTATACGAAATTGAGAGGAGATTAGCAACATGAGTTTTGTAACTAAAAAAATCAAAAAAGTATTAGTAGCAAACCGAGGAGAAATTGCGATTCGTGTATTTCGAGCATGTACTGAACTGAATATTCGGACTGTTGCAATTTATTCTAAGGAAGATGCAGGTTCTTATCACCGTTACAAAGCGGATGAAGCCTATTTAGTAGGAGCGGAGAAAAAACCGATTGATGCTTATTTAGATATAGAAGGCATCATCGACATTGCTAAGTCTCATGATGTAGATGCTATTCACCCTGGCTATGGTTTTTTGTCAGAAAATATCCAATTTGCGAAACGTTGCGAAGAAGAAGGCATTATTTTTATTGGCCCAAAATCCAAGCATCTTGATATGTTTGGCGATAAAGTAAAAGCACGTCATCAGGCTATTCAAGCAGATATTCCCGTTATTCCTGGTACGGATGGTCCTATTGATTCAATTGACGAAGCAAAAGAATTTGCTAATCAGCATGGATATCCTCTAATGATCAAAGCGGCTTTGGGCGGAGGCGGTCGAGGCATGCGTATCGTTCGCGATGCAGATAGCCTGAAAGAATCGTATGATCGTGCCAAATCAGAAGCAAAAGCGGCTTTTGGTAATGATGAAGTGTATGTCGAGAAATTAGTTGAAAACCCAAAACATATTGAAGTGCAAATTTTAGGTGATGAACAAGGAAATGTTGTGCATCTTTATGAACGCGACTGTTCTGTGCAGCGTCGTCACCAAAAAGTAGTAGAAGTAGCACCAAGTGTTTCTATAGATGAAGACTTACGTTTCCGCATTTGTGAAGCAGCTGTGCAGCTGATGGAAAAAGTGCAGTACATAAATGCTGGTACAGTAGAATTTTTAGTATCAGGAAACGATTTTTATTTTATTGAAGTAAATCCGCGTGTTCAAGTAGAGCACACAATTACTGAAATGATTACAGGTATTGATATCGTTCAATCGCAAATTTTAATTGCAGACGGCTACGCGCTTCACAGCAAGGAAGTGTCCATTCCTGCACAAGATCAAATTCACGTACATGGATATGCGATTCAATCTCGTGTAACGACAGAAGATCCGTTAAACAATTTTATGCCGGATACGGGTAAGATTATGGCTTATCGTTCTGGTGGCGGTTTTGGCGTACGCTTAGATACGGGAAACAGCTTCCAAGGTGCTGTAATTACGCCTTATTATGATTCACTGTTAGTAAAAGTAACAACATGGGCATTAACATTCGATCAAGCAGCATCAAAAATGGTGCGGAACTTAAAAGAGTTTCGTATTCGTGGAATTAAAACAAATATTCCGTTCCTTGAAAATGTAGTAAAACATGATAAGTTCTTAACAGGGGCTTATGATACATCATTTATTGATACAACGCCTGAACTTTTTGTTTTCCCGAAGCGAAAAGACCGCGGAACTAAAATGCTTACATACATTGGGAATGTTACGGTAAACGGATTCCCAGGTGTATCGGAAAAGAAAAAGCCAATCTTTACGAAACCGCGCGTTCCGAGTGTGGATATAAGCCAACCAATTCAAAACGGAACAAAGCAGATTTTA
This genomic interval carries:
- a CDS encoding pyridoxamine 5'-phosphate oxidase family protein, producing the protein MANEVETQLVDALYDELQTERFATISTIDFETNGPNVSAISWLVAPTKQKIRFAVDVKSRIVENIKHTNKAVVNILANESCYSISGIAEVLQEKLEGVALKLTLIELDINEVRDVMFYGSKISVNPSYEKTYDPVAAAKLDKQVIEAIKKA
- a CDS encoding peptidyl-prolyl cis-trans isomerase, which produces MMNSIIMLKGKVKYTLTLDPSVWIFDDRKSDMDVFFEHPPEQKDETEAYTKAVSKHWDREIQEGAVFPPTLKTEKKFKKQELVNGTFGILFAPFLANASPTEEATNVSFKTKDALISFSLEEAQKLIFGFSQDGKPLREDGPIYVYLPDGSNRNNPIKYVEEIIVT
- a CDS encoding YlaN family protein, with product MIDHREKAYALLKADADKILQLIQVQMDNLTMPQCPLYEEVLDTQMFGLSREIDFAVRLGLIDERVGKTLLDRLERELSALHEAFTKK
- a CDS encoding PhoH family protein, with translation MGKIYVLDTNVLLQDPHSIFSFDDNEVVIPAVVLEEVDSKKRNMDEVGRNARQVSKLIDNLRQHGKLYEKIPLENGGHLRIELNHRSFQQLQEIFVEKTNDNRILAVAKNLSLEEETKEDGREVILVSKDVLVRVKADAIGLRAEDFLSDRVVEFNSIYTGFSEVYIAKELLSQFYEKGELLASQIANHSFFANQFLVMKDAFGGSGSAIGIVDQTTTKVKKLLFEYDHIWGIKPRNVQQIMALELLLRDDVQLVTLIGKAGTGKTLLALASGLMQTEDLGCFKKLLVARPIVPLGKDIGFLPGEKQEKLRPWMQPIYDNLEYLFNTKKPGELDAILAGLSSIEVEALTYIRGRSIPEQFIIIDEAQNLTKHEIKTILTRVGEKSKIVLMGDPAQIDHPYLDEYNNGLTYVVEKFKEQKVSGHVRLIKGERSGLAQLAADIL
- a CDS encoding YhcN/YlaJ family sporulation lipoprotein, which encodes MNKFFLSISLCFITLTGCNNNQADVEEGQKTDRIVQVKNSSPERSHKRTANEISAHLVELASSVPNVNDATAIVLGKYAIVGIDVGKDIDRSEVSSIKYTVAEGLKADPYGANSVVIADPDTVARLKQIGNEIRKGRPVTGFLDELAAIVNRVMPEFAEEIRRNPSSTDTNNQKLNNKQEQNLKNEQEKQSNNHLQKNE
- a CDS encoding FtsW/RodA/SpoVE family cell cycle protein; the protein is MVKKIFRHFDYSIVIPVLLLCAVGLVMVYSSSMIVSITRYHTSSDFFYNRQKMWLAFTLVLFILTMLTPYKLYPKILPYAILGIFVLLLLVFVMGHTSNNAQSWLQLGGANMQPAEYAKLVVILYLSYVLSKRQEYIDNIKKAFFGPMGLVFLILGFVAIQPDLGTGSIIFAIAVTIMLCSGISKKTLFRMLALGIILLTVIITIGFFTGQFTANRIGRFTGASDPFANAQGTGYQLVNSYLAIGTGGLKGLGLGESVQKYGYLPEPHTDFIMAIIAEELGFFGVMLVLGLLGFLIFRILMLAKKSQDPFASMICIGVASMIGIQTGINLGGLTGLIPITGVTLPFISYGGSSLLTLMVSMGIIVNISFFVNYQNKKQKNTENIVLHPNNTSTISD